The following proteins are co-located in the Xiphophorus maculatus strain JP 163 A chromosome 8, X_maculatus-5.0-male, whole genome shotgun sequence genome:
- the LOC102219218 gene encoding probable inactive glycosyltransferase 25 family member 3 produces MGRSRWLIIWESPLFLGLLTRTRVYGLPRSEAAFSSSPHSTMLLHVLVLAALTSRAECYFVEEKFPEESGMQPPTVVIAIIARNAAHSLPYYLGALERLNYPKDRISVWAATDHNSDNTTAILREWLTVMQRFYHYVEWRPMDQPTSYAGEFGPKHWPNSRYEYVMKLKQAALNFARKRWADYILYADTDNILTNPETLNLMIAENKSVIAPMLDSPGAYSNFWCGITPQGYYRRTAEYFPTRYRHRHGCYPVPMVHSTLLLDLRKEGMKKLAFYPPHEDYSWPYDDIIVFAFSCRAAEVQMYVCNKERYGYLNVPGKPHFTLEDDCLNFVHVHLESLIDGPAMYPSRYVHMFPKQRDLVGFDEIYLINLRRRPDRRDRMLYSLNELEVDVKVVDAIDGNALNSSDIKFLGVDLLPGYYDPFSGRTLTKGEVGCFLSHYYIWKEVVDMQMDKALIFEDDVRFEANFKRRVLRLMEEVEQVELDWDLIYLGRKQVNPGKEAAVENVRNLVVADYSYWTLSYAISQQGAQKLLNAEPLSKMLPVDEFLPIMYDKHPNEDYKSHFPNRNLQAFSTRPLLVQPCQYAGDPEWVSDTETSTLWDDDSVRTDWRGSHKTLKGAAPPPEMLSASYRDEL; encoded by the exons ATGGGAAGAAGTAGGTGGTTGATCATTTGGGAAAGCCCTCTTTTTCTTGGACTGCTGACGCGTACAAGAGTCTACGGGCTGCCCAGAAGCGAAGCAGCATTTTCATCTTCACCACATTCCACCATGTTACTTCATGTTTTAGTCTTAGCAGCCTTGACTTCCCGGGCTGAGTGTTACTTTGTTGAAGAAAAGTTCCCGGAGGAGTCCGGGATGCAGCCTCCCACCGTGGTGATCGCGATCATAGCCAGGAATGCGGCGCATTCCCTGCCGTACTACCTCGGAGCTCTGGAGAGACTCAACTACCCCAAAGACCGCATCTCTGTGTG GGCCGCGACAGATCACAACTCAGACAACACCACAGCCATTCTGAGAGAGTGGCTCACTGTCATGCAGAGATTCTACCATTACGTTGAGTGGAGGCCAATGGACCAGCCGAC GTCTTATGCGGGGGAGTTTGGTCCAAAGCACTGGCCCAACAGCAGATATGAGTATGTGATGAAACTGAAGCAGGCAGCTCTCAACTTTGCCAGAAAACGCTGGGCTGACTACatattg TATGCTGACACAGACAACATCCTCACCAACCCAGAAACCCTCAACCTGATGATTGCAGAGAACAAGTCGGTCATCGCTCCCATGTTAGACTCCCCGGGAGCGTATTCCAACTTTTGGTGCGGTATCACACCGCAG ggTTATTATCGACGAACAGCGGAATACTTCCCGACACGTTACCGCCACAGACACGGCTGCTACCCCGTGCCGATGGTCCACAGCACCCTGCTGCTGGATCTGAGGAAGGAAGGCATGAAGAAACTGGCTTTCTACCCTCCTCATGAAGACTACTCATGGCCCTATGACGACATCATCGTTTTTGCATTTTCCTGCCGCGCTGCAG AGGTCCAGATGTACGTGTGCAACAAGGAGCGCTATGGCTACCTAAACGTTCCCGGCAAACCTCATTTCACGCTGGAGGACGATTGTCTCAACTTTGTCCATGTCCATCTGGAGTCACTGA TTGATGGGCCCGCCATGTATCCTTCTCGATACGTTCACATGTTCCCAAAGCAGAGAGACCTGGTAGGGTTTGATGAG ATCTATCTGATTAACCTGCGACGCCGGCCTGACCGCAGAGACAGGATGCTGTACTCCCTAAACGAGCTGGAGGTTGACGTCAAAGTGGTAGATGCTATAGATGGAAA TGCACTGAACAGCAGCGACATTAAGTTCCTGGGTGTCGACTTGCTGCCGGGTTACTATGACCCGTTCTCTGGACGCACACTGACCAAAGGAGAGGTGGGCTGCTTCCTCAGCCACTATTACATCTGGAAGGAG gTTGTGGACATGCAAATGGACAAAGCCCTGATCTTTGAGGATGACGTTCGCTTCGAGGCAAACTTCAAGCGACGAGTGCTCAGGTTAATGGAAGAGGTGGAGCAGGTGGAGCTGGACTGGGACTTAAT ATATCTTGGCAGGAAGCAAGTGAATCCTGGAAAGGAGGCGGCGGTGGAGAACGTTCGGAACCTGGTGGTGGCCGACTATTCGTACTGGACTCTGTCCTACGCCATCTCTCAGCAGGGAGCCCAGAAACTGCTCAATGCTGAGCCGCTCTCTAAGATGCTCCCTGTCGATGAATTCCTCCCCATCATGTATGACAAACATCCCAA TGAGGACTACAAGTCCCATTTCCCCAACAGAAACCTGCAAGCCTTCAGCACACGCCCCCTTCTGGTACAGCCATGTCAATACGCCGGCGATCCTGAGTGGGTGAGTGACACAGAGACCTCCACGCTGTGGGATGATGACTCAGTAAGGACTGATTGGAGAGGCTCCCATAAAACACTGAAGGGGGCTGCGCCACCGCCTGAGATGCTGTCTGCCTCCTACAGGGACGAACTTTAG